A portion of the Rhodanobacter sp. AS-Z3 genome contains these proteins:
- a CDS encoding 2-isopropylmalate synthase, with protein MMKNPDQHHSPASDDDVVAERVRIFDTSLRDGEQAPGFSMDRRAKLRMAQQLEALGVDVLEAGFPQASPDDFAAVAEIAAALKNTTVCGLARCQDGDIDSAARALQSARHSRIHLFLSTSPLHREHKLGMSKAQVLDTAVRAIEKAREQCHEVEFSAEDALRTEPEFLAEVFSAAVAAGATTLNAPDTVGYTTPSEIVALFEYLRRHVVGAERVIFSSHCHDDLGMAVANSLAAVSAGARQVECTINGIGERAGNAALEEVVMALKVRAAHFGVDTGIDTRQLYPTSRLLTELTGQSVPRNKAIVGANAFAHESGIHQHGMLKHRGTYEIMLPQDVGIAATSLVMGKHSGRAALRQRLQAMGYTPDDAALDDIFSRFKILADHGRELHDEDLEALALGHDPNASGPWHLLQLHANSHFGGSASASVKLSHDDGRQAAEAAIGDGPVDAVLRAIERATGTPLELTRFQIDAMGEGADALGHAQLSARHAERTWRGHGSSTDIVEAAALAALVIVNRIDRQSASDPLSTALTEQCGHGGPRIDSRAHGRAHKGTTA; from the coding sequence ATGATGAAAAACCCTGATCAGCACCACTCCCCCGCCAGCGACGACGACGTAGTCGCCGAACGCGTGCGGATCTTCGATACCAGCTTGCGCGATGGCGAACAGGCGCCCGGTTTCTCGATGGACCGGCGCGCCAAGTTGCGCATGGCGCAGCAGTTGGAAGCGCTTGGCGTGGACGTGCTTGAAGCTGGCTTTCCGCAGGCTTCGCCCGATGATTTTGCTGCAGTTGCGGAAATCGCTGCCGCGCTGAAGAACACCACCGTTTGCGGTCTTGCACGTTGCCAGGACGGCGATATCGACAGCGCCGCCCGTGCGCTGCAATCGGCCCGACATTCGCGCATCCACCTGTTCCTGTCGACCAGCCCGTTGCACCGCGAGCACAAGTTGGGCATGAGCAAGGCACAGGTGCTGGACACGGCAGTGCGCGCGATCGAGAAGGCACGTGAGCAGTGCCATGAAGTGGAATTTTCCGCCGAGGATGCGCTGCGCACGGAACCGGAGTTTCTTGCCGAAGTGTTCAGTGCCGCGGTTGCCGCCGGTGCCACCACGCTGAACGCGCCGGACACGGTCGGTTACACCACGCCGTCGGAAATCGTCGCGTTGTTCGAGTACCTGCGCCGCCATGTAGTCGGTGCGGAACGGGTGATCTTCTCCAGCCATTGCCACGACGATCTGGGCATGGCCGTGGCCAACAGTCTGGCCGCCGTGAGCGCCGGCGCACGTCAGGTGGAGTGCACCATCAACGGCATTGGCGAGCGCGCCGGCAACGCCGCGCTGGAAGAAGTCGTGATGGCGCTGAAGGTGCGCGCAGCGCACTTCGGCGTCGACACCGGCATCGACACCCGCCAGTTGTATCCCACCTCGCGCCTGCTCACCGAACTGACCGGGCAGTCGGTGCCGCGCAACAAGGCGATCGTCGGTGCCAACGCGTTCGCCCATGAATCAGGCATTCATCAGCACGGCATGCTGAAGCATCGCGGCACCTACGAAATCATGCTGCCGCAGGACGTCGGCATTGCCGCGACCAGCCTGGTGATGGGCAAACATTCTGGCCGCGCCGCGCTGCGCCAACGGCTGCAAGCGATGGGCTATACGCCGGACGATGCCGCGCTGGACGACATCTTTAGCCGCTTCAAGATCCTCGCCGACCACGGTCGCGAATTGCACGATGAAGATCTGGAAGCGTTGGCCCTGGGCCACGATCCAAACGCCAGCGGCCCGTGGCATCTGCTGCAGCTACACGCCAACTCCCATTTCGGTGGCAGCGCATCGGCGTCGGTGAAGCTGAGCCATGACGACGGTCGCCAGGCCGCCGAAGCGGCGATCGGTGACGGCCCGGTGGATGCGGTGCTGCGTGCGATCGAACGGGCTACAGGCACGCCACTGGAACTGACTCGCTTCCAGATTGACGCCATGGGTGAAGGCGCCGACGCGCTGGGCCATGCGCAGTTGAGCGCCCGCCATGCCGAACGCACATGGCGCGGTCACGGCAGCAGTACCGACATCGTCGAGGCCGCCGCGCTCGCCGCGCTGGTCATCGTCAACCGTATCGACCGCCAGTCTGCGTCGGACCCTTTGTCGACGGCTCTTACTGAACAGTGCGGCCATGGAGGGCCGCGTATTGATTCTCGCGCGCACGGACGCGCGCACAAGGGGACTACTGCATGA